Below is a window of Candidatus Poribacteria bacterium DNA.
GGTGCGCGGAACCCGGTACTATAACTTCCCCGCAACCGCATCGTTTCCGTAACCTTGTAGTTTACAGCGGCTTTGTAGTTCAGGGTGCTACCGAAAATCTCAAATTGTTCACCGCGCACAGCGAGCGCGATCAGGAGCGGATCAATCGGTCTGATTTCAGTTTCCAGATACATCGCAACGTTGGAACGGTACCACTTGCCTGCTGCAACCGGGCTGAACCCTGAAAATCCATTGGAGGCGGCAGTGAAGCCTTGCGCTGCGAGGGGCCCGATCTGATGCGACTCGCGTTCGCCCTCTATGATTTCAAATCCTTCGTCCCGATATTCCAAACCCGAAGCGAGGAACACCATGTCGCTGAGCGGATAAGTTACATCAAAGTTGAGGTTATAATCCGTCTGGATATAGTCGCCCGGATCAAAATAGGTCGGTGTATCTGGACCGAGCGAAGCATTAACGGTATTGAAAATAAAGAAATCAGCATGGTTTCGTCCAAAAGAGCCGCTGAGATCCCACGTTAAGTCCTTACCCAACGTGTCTCTGAGCGCGGTGCCTTTAACGCCAACGACGACGGAACTATCCCACATGAATGCACCAAATCTGGGGGTGAATCCGCCTGGGAACATCTCCTGAAATGTGAATAGATTCGGGTCATTCTTGACGGCTTGCAACCGTTCAGGATCCGGAACGTGGTTGGTTATCGGGATATCGTCAGCATCGTGAGGTGAGAGTTCAGTAAACTCCTGTCCTGCAGCTTCCGCTGTTGCCTTTCGGGCTTCCCAGTCTGCCATCTCGGCTGTCAAACCCCGCATATCCCCGACGAGCAACGTATCGCCACCGGTCGTACTAAACACACCACCGCGGGTATTCGGGTTACGGAAATAGAACCCACCTTCAACGCGCTTGCGGGCGTAGTTAGCATGCCCATAGAAGTCGATGGTATCCGTGAGGGTCGCACCGTAGTTAGCGAAGAGTTTGACATCATTCTCTATAATCGGCTGTCCCCAAATTTGTGCCGGGTCTTTCACACTGAAATTGCCTGCGTTAATCAAATTTATGGCATCCGTACGTTGGACAGACCGGATGGTTGGATCCGCGCCACCGTATTCTACACTGAGGCTAGTCCATGCGTCCGGATTTCCTAAACCGATGTTGCCAGCGATTGCAAATTGCCTACCGTCGCCCTCTTGGTAGATACCGGGTTTAAATTCAATCGATCCGCCTTCATAGTTGTCTTTCAATCGAAAATTCATCACACCAGCAATGGCATCAGAACCGTATTGTGCGGATGCGCCATCACGGAGGACCTCTACCTGTTGCAGGGCAATCGCCGGAATAGGTGCGAGGTCAGGTCCCTGTGAGCCATCAGATAAACCGTTCCCGAGCCAGTGAATCACTGCGGCACGGTGGCGCCGCTTGTTATTAACGAGTACCAATGTATGGTCTGGAGCGAGTCCCCGTAAATTCGCCGGACGGACCACTGTTGACGCATCACTAATCGGCTGTGTATTGACGTTATAGGAGGGCACCAAAGTTCTCAGCAGATCCGGTAGATCCGCGCCGCCCTGCTTTTCAAAGGATTCGTTTGACACGATATCGATCGGGACTGCCGAATCCAAGACGGAGCGTGGCTGCGCACGGGTACCCACAACAACAAGCTCCTCAAGCCTTACAGGTTCCTCTGCCGTAGCTGCTTCAGCTTCATCCGTCCCTTCTGCCTCTTCAGATGCTTCAGCCTCGTCCGTGGCTTCCGCTTCTTCTCCCGCTTCGGAATGTTGGTCCGCCATAACGGTTGTAAACGCGCACATCAAAACACTCATAATAATAATGAGTGTTAGGATAACTGGGTTAATATGATTCTTGTAATACATAGGTCTCCCCTATAATTTTGGCGTAAATGCCAGACTGTCCGCACCGATTTCACAACCAGTGATAATTTAACATAATATAGATACCTTTTAGAAAACGCACGAATAATCCGCGCCTTTTCCACAAATGTTTCTATAATTATACCCAATATTTGACAATTAATCAAATTACCTATACAAAAATCCAAATAAATTTAGACTTGACAATGAAAATGTGTTGATATATACTTAAAGTTATGTGTTAAACTTGGTGCTATACACTGTGAGAATATAAACAGTTATCGAAGCGTTCACCAAATAACTACACTCATAACAGAAATACATTACCATGGCTAAGAAAAAGGGACGCCGCTCCGCAAATGTGGCACGAAAACGTGAAAAACGAAAGCGCTACCAGAAATCCAGGCAGAAGCAGCTTGCCGTCGAAAAGCAACGCAGACTCCGCTACGAAAAATCAGAAGAAGAGCATTTACATGCCTGCATTGCACAGAGCCGACAACTGCTCCATGAACCTGAACTTGAAGGCGTACTTTTCGATCCCGAACTGATGTATACACAGGTAATGGAACTCCTCAGTGATTACGAAGTAGAGGGGCGAGATACACCTACAAACGAATCAGTTGAAGTGAGCCCAATTTTCCCGCGAAACGCATTGGACACAGAAATGGCGATCATGGAGCAACCCGCTTCAACATCGGACGCGGAGACAGCGTGTGAGAACTTTCGGTTAGAGGTACTTCCACATCTGGTTACACCGGAATTCATGCGAAACCTTAGACAAGCACTCACAGCATGTGAAACTCGTCTCAAGTTGACCGGCAACCGAAACCTTGCCGAGGTGGCTTATGTGACGCGCTCCCTTTTTGAGGCAGCACCGCCGGAAATATTAGCATTTCACCCAATGATCCAAGCCATCGGTATTGAAACGTTACGGGTGCTTGTAGAGGAACAAGACTTAATTATCGAATGGCGTGATGGTGTAAAAGAAATTCTTTCAGACGTATTAGAGCACGAAGATTTGGAAGCATCCTCGCCTCAACAGACCTCTGTCTTTTCGGATACTCCCATTGATAACAAACGCCAGAAAGGCAATGATACTGAAACGACACCTCCGGCCTTAGATGCAATGGATGTCGAAACAGAAACCTATATTGAGTATGCTGCTCCGAATCGGGACGAACCAGAGGTGAATGCAACAATAGAAGCAGCGTTAGATCCGGCACCTGTTGAGAGCCTTGAAACACTTATGCTGGAAGCAGCCCCACAGCCGTTATCCTTCTCACCCGACGAACTTCCAGCTCGAGCACTCTACAAAAATTTCACAGGGCTGGCAATAAAGGAAAATTTTAAAGAACAAACAGACAAAGTGGCTTCACAAAACGGTCTTCTCAATTACGCTTTGGTAAGCGAAAGCGAAGAGCAGATCGAATTTATTGATATAGAGAACGAACGCTATGTGAAAATCACCGAAGAACGACTTCAGTTACACGCGCGCTCAGACACAGAGTTGCGTATTGCAATGACAGAGATAGAAGCACAGTGTTCATCGGTACTCATGTACCTTGCCAAAACGATCGAAGAAAGGGGGTAAAATTATGCCACGGAGTAAAAGCGGGCTGGTCCGGCGTCGGACGCAAATCCGTCAACGCCAAAAACGACGCCTGAAAAAGAAGAAAGCGACATTGAAAGAACTCTTGCAGAACCGCGCAGTTTAAGACACCCAGTTCCCGTCGAGGCGGGTTCCCTGCCCGCCCATATCACTAAGATTCAACACCTACTTCACCTTCTCAAAATGCACGAACTCCGAGGTCGGCAATCGGACAGCGCTTTCGGTCTCTTTTTCAACATATCCGAGTCTGAGAAGTGTAATTACCTCATGAAAGATAGGAATATTGAAAAGCTGGCGAATCTGTTCACGATCCGTTGAACGTTCTAAAGGCGCACTGACAAACTGCACACCGATGTCTAACGCTGTCGCTGCGAGAAGGATGTTCTGAATTAACATTCCCATACTCAACCACATCCATCGGGACCCACCTTCACCGGGCGGATATCTCTTGCAATTCATCGTAACCAGCATAAGTAGCGGTGCCTCGCGCACCTGCAGCGAAATCTCCTTAGCCGGTATCTTCCCAGCTCCCAGATGCCCTAAAAGTGTAAATGACTTGGCGTTTTTTAAGAGGCTCTGCAATAATTTTTCTGGGGCATCCTGAAGGGGTTTTGGTAGCGTCACGTGGTCTGCGAGCAAGACACCATCACCCAGTTCTTGCCATTCTTTTTCTGTGAGACGCATCCAACGGCTATTGTCATCAAGAAAGTTGGCATCCTTGAATTGCGTAATAACGGCACGCTCCGTCAGATCAGCGAGTGCCGATTTTCCTGCTGTCTCCTGAATCAACACAAGTTCCCAAGGTTGGACATTAAAGGGAGAGGGTGCCCATCGTGCAGCCGCAATGAGTTTTTCGAGGTCATCAGTTTCTATATCGCGCTTCTGAAATGTTCCGCGATGGCTTCGGCGTTGGGTTATTGCATCAAGGACATTCATAGGTTTATACAGTTCCGATGGCGTTCAAGGATCTCCGCCGGTGAAGCTGTACCAGTCGTTCCGATTTTGGTGACCGTAATTGAAGCCACCAGATTCCCGACATAAGCCGCCTCAATAGCTGCAGCACCTCCTCGTGAAGGGCGCAAACTACAAAGCGACGCAACAAGTCCAGCAGAAACACTGTCTCCCGCGCCAACCGGATCAATCTCACTATCAACAGGGATGCCTGGGATATGCGTAAATTTTCCTTCACAACAGACAAGAATACCGTTTTCGCCGAGAGTGACGTATACCGTATTTTGGGTCTGCGCCGCGAGCGCGATGGCACACTGTTTCGCCATCGCGATGTCAACTTCGTGTCCGCGCCACCCCGGCTGAACAGCACGCTTTGCCTCAAACCGGTTCGGCTTAATGATCACATTCCGATACGCGCCAATCCGCGTCCGGGAGTCGGCGAAAAAAATCTTTTCAGGAAACGCCGCCGCCAGCTCACAGAGTGCTTCTCTCACTCGGTTGGTAATAACACCTAAATTTTCATGCGGCATCTGGTCTCCAACGATTATACCGTCAACAAGCGGAAGACAGGCTTTCAGGGCCTCAATAACTGCGGTCTCAACATCTTCTACCATTGGGGATTGGTTCTCAATATCGAACCGGGGTCCCTCTGTCTCCACGCCTTCATAACCGCGATGTATCGGTTTGAGGTAGGTAGGCGTGACCAAATCCGGCACCTGTACCATAAAATCGGTCAAACACCCGTTCGCCTCTAAACGATTCAGCAGCGTTCCTCCAAATCCGTCCTCACCTATGACCCCAAGGGTGTAGACGTTACCCACACCCAACGCCTTCAGGTTATTTGTGACAGTCCCTGCTGCGCCGGGACTATAGCGTTGCGCAACGACCGGGTTGGTATGCCACGGTGTTTCCAGAGACAGCGTAGACTGCGTTTTATCTATGTGCCAGTAGGCATCAAGATAGAAATCTCCGATGACAAGGATACGTTGTTGGTGAAATTGACTGAGAATAGTTTTCAGGCGCGCTTCGCTAATCAATGTATTTCTCCAAGGTCTCATTCACTGTTTCACGCCAAGAATCTTCAAATAGCATTCGGAAAGACATTGTTCTGTTATTAGGAGAGGTAATGTCCATTGTGCCGTGTGATGTAGCGTTTTGATAGGCTGTTTCCAACGCTTGAATGAGCTCCTGTTTATAGGTCGTGTCGCTATTGCCTTCAAGGTGTTGTCCTTTAGTCTCAAAGATACAGAGGCGTTGCGGTCCCGTTTGACTCCGTTGGAGACAAGCGATAAAATCTGGGTAGACGCGATCGCGTCGCCACCCTTGCAAGAAATATCCCTGCTTCGCAGCGATGCGGTGCCACCACTGAATCGCGTTCTGTTTGTCCAAGTAGAGCGCGAAATCTGTTTCTAAATTGTTGAATTCTGCTTCAAACACTTGTTCAAATAGGTTCAGCTGCAACGGATCCCCGTGTGGATGCGTCATCGGTCTTGCTTCAGGTGTAAGATTAACCATGAGAGTTTTTTCCATCTGGTAGTTTAACGCGGCATCTGCTTGTAGGTTAAACTGGATTTTCCCGTCTTCCAACTTCTCCCGAAAAACGGCTTCAGCGAGTTTGTCAATGCGATCGCGCAGATGGCGTTTCAAGTACTCGGAGAGATACAACCGATGTGTATACAATGTTTCATCGTCAGTGCCTTCTTCACGGTAGGCAGCGAGCGTTGCCTTTACGATGCGTGCGGCGTGCCACGGGTTCGGCAGGACATCTCCCAATCGTCGCACGAAAAACGCTACCTCTAAGTTATGCGTTGCACTCGCTTGCAACTTTTTATTAATTACCGCTTCGTCTTGGAGGTGGATAGTGGCGCGAATTTCTTGGAGTTGTGCCTCCGCTCCTAAGTTGATAGGGGCTATCGCACCAAGTTGATGATAGTCAATTGCACTCAGGATGTCACGCTCATAATTGAGCTCTCGCCAGTTTCGTCCGTGTTTATGCAGGACGCGCGGCAGAAAGATGTCTGTATCACGGTATGCTTGCTTTCGTTTGATGGTTCGCTGAACATGCTCCGTACCCGGTCCTTCAACAAAATTGCCCAATCCTGTCAGCCCTTCTGCCTCTAATCCTTGCTTGACGTTTGCCACTGCATCTTTAACTTTCTGATTGTAACAGAAGATATAACAACTATCCAATTCAGGTTGGTTTGTAGCGCGGGCATAGGGTTGACGCATAACTCTGCCGATGAGCTGCGTCATTGCTGTTGCTGCGGTGGTGTTATCAAGAAGCGCGAGCAGGTAAGCAAAGGGGCAATCCCACCCCTCTTTCAAGGCATCTTTGGTAATGATATAACGGACAGGGCAAAACGGACTCAGGAGGTCTATTCCCGAAAGCTCATCTTGTTCTGACGATTTCACTTTTACTTGTTCTGTCGGCACACCCAAAACGTCAATAAGTTCTTCGCGGGCATCTTCGGCGTGTACCCGGACCCCATCACGCTGGTTTTTGCCAGTGCGATCTACACGAATCACGGCGATCGGACGAATATAGCGGTTTTCTACTTGCTGGAACCATTTCGTCGTTTCCTCAAGTTTATCACGTTCTACCTTCGTCTGCGCGAGGGTATACTTCCAATCAGAATTCGGGAAATTTCGGAGTTGGATCGGGAGTTTAATCATTTCTTCGTCTTTAAGTGCAAGGCCGGAAATGTTGACGAGAATGTTACTGATGCCGAGTTTTGGGGTGGCAGAAAGTTCAAGGACAAAACGCGGATTGAGCCGATTGACCGCCTCTACAAACTGCTCGTTATTTTTGGCGTTCCTACTCCCGTAAGCCTTGTGTGCTTCATCTAAAATCACGGTGGGACGCAGCAACTTCAGCACATTAAAAAGACTCTGTTTGATGAGTCTGTCTGCTGGATTCACTGTAAGTCGAGGCTGTTGCGGTTGAGTGTCCGTTGCTGTTTCAAGGTCAGGATGCTTTTCCGATAATGCCTGATGTTCTCGGACATCATCTTCAACGGGAAAAAAGGAGGCATAACCGCCAGTATCACGGAAAATCTTAAGGAATTCCTTGTTTCGGTTTCGGTTTGCGGCGGGGAGCATGAGGAGCATGACACAGAGGTAGTTCTCAACATCGTGCTTCGTGAATCTATCGTCTTTCTGAAGCAGCTTGACGCGGTCACCGGAAGCGCGGTCCAAAATCTGCCGATACGGATGCTCTCTGTTCCGAAAAGCGTCATAAGTTTGTGTATAGATGGCTTTCGTGGGGACGAGCCACAGCACAAACCCGGTGCCGAGTTTCAAGCGACGCACCGCGTCTACACCTAACAGGGTTTTTCCACCCCCCGTTGGCACTTTTAGGCAGACATGCGGAATCGGTTCACCGGCGGCACTTTCACGCGAAATGTGTTTTGGAATCAGTTCTTGCCCTTGTGCGTCTGTAACGCTCGGTAGGGCAGCTGCTTTTCGTAAATTTTCCCATGCAATGTGCGGATAGTCCTCCGCTCGCGCTACTAAATTCGCTGCTTGCTCCATCAAGAAGTCTGGAACATCATCTGATGCGAGATATGCGGCGGCTTTATCTGCTTGCTGGTGGGCTTCCTCTAATGCTTGCAGATAGCGATCCAGTGTATCTAATGCTTGTTGCTGATAGTCTTTGAGTTCCATTGTGTGATCACTTAACTGAAAAGTGGATTGATCTGACTATGGAGGTGGAATTTTTAAATCTTTACAGATTTTCTCAACAAGCCACTTACCAATCTCATTATGGCGAGGCACAGCAGTTGAGACTTGAACACCTATATGCCTCTTACCCCACTGTGAGTGCCGGCCGCCTTCTCGAATAAAATAACAACCATGCCTCCTGAGATGCCTAACCAACGTCCTTCGTTTCATATCTGGATAGTGACTTCCTCATGCTCAACTTTTGCAGCCTTGATAGCCTCTTTACGATTGTATTCTACCATTTCCAGGAGCGTAATTCGTAGTGCTTCAAGTAATTCGTCTTTAGTCCGTTCTTGGCCATTCACACCGGGAATTTCTTGTATCCATCCGATCCACCAGCCTTCGTCCTGTTGAATAACTGCGGTATAGTTTTGTGTCATGGGTTCTGTCCTCCTTTAAGAAAATTACACAATAAGTGTAGCACGAATTTATGGTCAGGTCAAATCAAATATGAACAACGGAAATCGCGCTTTACGCCTCCGCAATGCGATGGATGCTGTAAGGCAGCTGGCAGAACGTGATTCCCATATCCGTTAGTTCTTTCTGACTGACGAATTTCTGTGGTGCATAGACGTAAGCCTTTTTACCGGTTTCTTGGCACGTTTTGGCGATCTGCTCGGCACGCGCCCCATCTAATGCCGACGCATTGCTCTCCAGAAATTCCAATGATCGTTCATAGATAAGATAGAAACGGATGTTGTCGGTTTCGCCAAAGCAGTAATCTTTCCGCTTTTCAATGGAAGTCAACGCGCTACCGGTGGCAGTATAAGCGATATAGTGTGCTAAAGTTTCGTAAGAGGGGAGCGTCTCACCCGTGAGCATACCTTCCTCGTCAATCGGTTCACCGAGGGTGCAGTAGGTAAAGGAGCCGCCGAGGCCGTTTCTGAGGGTTTCATCTTTGACATTTTCAACTCCGTTAATGACGCGGCGGACGCGTTCTGCAGTGATGGTATCTGCGTAGTCTTCACATTCAACAAGAATAAACTTTCGGTTACCTCCATCTTCTTTATTGAGAGATAGGACAGCATGGGCGGTTGTGCCGCTACCAGCAAAAGAGTCAAGGATAATGTCGTTAGGACCAGTCGCCGCCTCAAAAATTGATTTTAATATTCCTTCATCTTTAGGAAATGGGAAAACCTTACCAAGTATCCTATTTAATCGTTGTGTTGCCCCTTGGGCATCTTTGTAAAAGACGCTATAGGGTGTCTCATACTCAGTTTCCCTTAGGTAATGTTTGCGTCTGGGCACAGTTTTTTCGTTACTCCCAAAGAGGATACGATCATCTGCGATAAGTTCTTTCATTCTTTCTTGGGTGTAACGCCATCCGTTTATGGGAACAGTACATGGCTTGTTCGTAATCGGGTGAATTACTGGATACCTGTCTTTTCCGCTAACTGGCGGAGAAGTACTGGTAGAACTATAAGGTCCCCGGTTATCCACATAGCGGTAATCTCTATGTCTCTTAGCGGGGTCAACATCAGATAATCCACTAAACCATGCTGCCAATTCTTTCTCAATCTTTGGAAAGTCTTGTCCGTGCTTTCGTCCAAGTTCTATATGTTTCTTGTAGACATCATCAAGTCCCTGTTTCCGCACGCGCCATGAGGTTCGCTGTTCATTCAGATACTCATGATTTTTGAGGTAGCACAGGATATAATCGTGTGAATTGGAAAAAAGCCGAGAGTTGTTTTTTATTCGAGCTGCCCAGATAAATTGTCCGACAAAATTTCCCTTCGGAAAAATATCTTTTGCATCAAAAATGTCATCCATGATCGCGCGCAGGCGATGCACTTCATTATCATCAATAGAGATGAAAATAGCACCATCCTCCGTTAGCAACTCCCGCAATAAATGGAGCCGAGGCCACATCATGCACAACCATTTATCGTGACGCTCTAAATCCTCAACGTCAATAGGACTGTGCTTCTCTAACCACGCTTGCATCATCGGACTGTTGACATTATCATTGTAAACCCAACCTTCGTTGCCGGTGTTGTAGGGGGGATCGATGTAGATACACTTGACTTTGCCAGCATATTTCGGGAGGAGTGCTTTTAGGGCATGCAGGTTGTCGCCGTGGATGATGAGATTATCGTTGAGTGATGGATCCTTGTCATTGGTGAGGGATTTGTCTGCGTCTGTCTGTAAGGTGCAGATGGGGACGGTGAGGTGGTGTCCGTAGATGAATTGTTTACCTTTGAAGTCGAGCGTGGGCATGGGGATTTCCTTTTAACGCTGTGCAGAGGGGCCTCTACAAGTTTATCTATTCGGGAGGAGCTTGTTCATATCAATAGTTATACCAACGGAGGCTATTTCTTGAGCCAATTCCATTTTCCAGGCCCCGCGATCATCCATCTGCACGTAGATTATTCCGTGAATGTCTGAGGGTAGTTCAACCCCTTCTTCATAGAGAATACATACACGATCACGCCCTAACCCACACAAAAAGTAGCCGAGTTCCAAGATAACATTCTGACGTGCCCTCGGTTTGGATTCATCTGTTTTATCTTTTGGCGCGCCAACATCATCAGCAGTCAGCAGAACAATTGCAAAACCTGCTTCTTCTGCGTGCTCTTCAAACTTATCAATGATTGTTTGACCTTTGCTTGGCTGCTCGTCAAGTATGGTTGCAGTTAGATCCAAGTCAGTGACGAACCTTGCAATCTTGTGTTTTGCAGCTTCGTTATGTCCGTGGACAATGAATATCTTGTCCCCAAAGTTGCGTGTAAAAGGTGCTGGTTCATCAAAAAGTTCAAGTTGATTTTGAATTCCCATTAAGTAATTGATGTCCCTGTCTACATTTTCTCTG
It encodes the following:
- a CDS encoding DEAD/DEAH box helicase family protein, coding for MELKDYQQQALDTLDRYLQALEEAHQQADKAAAYLASDDVPDFLMEQAANLVARAEDYPHIAWENLRKAAALPSVTDAQGQELIPKHISRESAAGEPIPHVCLKVPTGGGKTLLGVDAVRRLKLGTGFVLWLVPTKAIYTQTYDAFRNREHPYRQILDRASGDRVKLLQKDDRFTKHDVENYLCVMLLMLPAANRNRNKEFLKIFRDTGGYASFFPVEDDVREHQALSEKHPDLETATDTQPQQPRLTVNPADRLIKQSLFNVLKLLRPTVILDEAHKAYGSRNAKNNEQFVEAVNRLNPRFVLELSATPKLGISNILVNISGLALKDEEMIKLPIQLRNFPNSDWKYTLAQTKVERDKLEETTKWFQQVENRYIRPIAVIRVDRTGKNQRDGVRVHAEDAREELIDVLGVPTEQVKVKSSEQDELSGIDLLSPFCPVRYIITKDALKEGWDCPFAYLLALLDNTTAATAMTQLIGRVMRQPYARATNQPELDSCYIFCYNQKVKDAVANVKQGLEAEGLTGLGNFVEGPGTEHVQRTIKRKQAYRDTDIFLPRVLHKHGRNWRELNYERDILSAIDYHQLGAIAPINLGAEAQLQEIRATIHLQDEAVINKKLQASATHNLEVAFFVRRLGDVLPNPWHAARIVKATLAAYREEGTDDETLYTHRLYLSEYLKRHLRDRIDKLAEAVFREKLEDGKIQFNLQADAALNYQMEKTLMVNLTPEARPMTHPHGDPLQLNLFEQVFEAEFNNLETDFALYLDKQNAIQWWHRIAAKQGYFLQGWRRDRVYPDFIACLQRSQTGPQRLCIFETKGQHLEGNSDTTYKQELIQALETAYQNATSHGTMDITSPNNRTMSFRMLFEDSWRETVNETLEKYID
- a CDS encoding TonB-dependent receptor, with product MYYKNHINPVILTLIIIMSVLMCAFTTVMADQHSEAGEEAEATDEAEASEEAEGTDEAEAATAEEPVRLEELVVVGTRAQPRSVLDSAVPIDIVSNESFEKQGGADLPDLLRTLVPSYNVNTQPISDASTVVRPANLRGLAPDHTLVLVNNKRRHRAAVIHWLGNGLSDGSQGPDLAPIPAIALQQVEVLRDGASAQYGSDAIAGVMNFRLKDNYEGGSIEFKPGIYQEGDGRQFAIAGNIGLGNPDAWTSLSVEYGGADPTIRSVQRTDAINLINAGNFSVKDPAQIWGQPIIENDVKLFANYGATLTDTIDFYGHANYARKRVEGGFYFRNPNTRGGVFSTTGGDTLLVGDMRGLTAEMADWEARKATAEAAGQEFTELSPHDADDIPITNHVPDPERLQAVKNDPNLFTFQEMFPGGFTPRFGAFMWDSSVVVGVKGTALRDTLGKDLTWDLSGSFGRNHADFFIFNTVNASLGPDTPTYFDPGDYIQTDYNLNFDVTYPLSDMVFLASGLEYRDEGFEIIEGERESHQIGPLAAQGFTAASNGFSGFSPVAAGKWYRSNVAMYLETEIRPIDPLLIALAVRGEQFEIFGSTLNYKAAVNYKVTETMRLRGSYSTGFRAP
- a CDS encoding nitroreductase family protein, whose translation is MNVLDAITQRRSHRGTFQKRDIETDDLEKLIAAARWAPSPFNVQPWELVLIQETAGKSALADLTERAVITQFKDANFLDDNSRWMRLTEKEWQELGDGVLLADHVTLPKPLQDAPEKLLQSLLKNAKSFTLLGHLGAGKIPAKEISLQVREAPLLMLVTMNCKRYPPGEGGSRWMWLSMGMLIQNILLAATALDIGVQFVSAPLERSTDREQIRQLFNIPIFHEVITLLRLGYVEKETESAVRLPTSEFVHFEKVK
- a CDS encoding PfkB family carbohydrate kinase, whose protein sequence is MISEARLKTILSQFHQQRILVIGDFYLDAYWHIDKTQSTLSLETPWHTNPVVAQRYSPGAAGTVTNNLKALGVGNVYTLGVIGEDGFGGTLLNRLEANGCLTDFMVQVPDLVTPTYLKPIHRGYEGVETEGPRFDIENQSPMVEDVETAVIEALKACLPLVDGIIVGDQMPHENLGVITNRVREALCELAAAFPEKIFFADSRTRIGAYRNVIIKPNRFEAKRAVQPGWRGHEVDIAMAKQCAIALAAQTQNTVYVTLGENGILVCCEGKFTHIPGIPVDSEIDPVGAGDSVSAGLVASLCSLRPSRGGAAAIEAAYVGNLVASITVTKIGTTGTASPAEILERHRNCINL
- a CDS encoding type II toxin-antitoxin system HicA family toxin; this encodes MKRRTLVRHLRRHGCYFIREGGRHSQWGKRHIGVQVSTAVPRHNEIGKWLVEKICKDLKIPPP
- a CDS encoding site-specific DNA-methyltransferase translates to MPTLDFKGKQFIYGHHLTVPICTLQTDADKSLTNDKDPSLNDNLIIHGDNLHALKALLPKYAGKVKCIYIDPPYNTGNEGWVYNDNVNSPMMQAWLEKHSPIDVEDLERHDKWLCMMWPRLHLLRELLTEDGAIFISIDDNEVHRLRAIMDDIFDAKDIFPKGNFVGQFIWAARIKNNSRLFSNSHDYILCYLKNHEYLNEQRTSWRVRKQGLDDVYKKHIELGRKHGQDFPKIEKELAAWFSGLSDVDPAKRHRDYRYVDNRGPYSSTSTSPPVSGKDRYPVIHPITNKPCTVPINGWRYTQERMKELIADDRILFGSNEKTVPRRKHYLRETEYETPYSVFYKDAQGATQRLNRILGKVFPFPKDEGILKSIFEAATGPNDIILDSFAGSGTTAHAVLSLNKEDGGNRKFILVECEDYADTITAERVRRVINGVENVKDETLRNGLGGSFTYCTLGEPIDEEGMLTGETLPSYETLAHYIAYTATGSALTSIEKRKDYCFGETDNIRFYLIYERSLEFLESNASALDGARAEQIAKTCQETGKKAYVYAPQKFVSQKELTDMGITFCQLPYSIHRIAEA
- a CDS encoding nucleotide-binding protein; this encodes MEEKTLPKLRESREEAEKKIQERIEKGQQLRDRQIDSRNEYSLALNAHGNWSRHNKNLLLQLFDGSLVAEEYARCCIFPPIGIVSSPNTEERVEFSRDLTRYRENVDRDINYLMGIQNQLELFDEPAPFTRNFGDKIFIVHGHNEAAKHKIARFVTDLDLTATILDEQPSKGQTIIDKFEEHAEEAGFAIVLLTADDVGAPKDKTDESKPRARQNVILELGYFLCGLGRDRVCILYEEGVELPSDIHGIIYVQMDDRGAWKMELAQEIASVGITIDMNKLLPNR
- a CDS encoding type II toxin-antitoxin system HicB family antitoxin, with product MTQNYTAVIQQDEGWWIGWIQEIPGVNGQERTKDELLEALRITLLEMVEYNRKEAIKAAKVEHEEVTIQI